A portion of the Spirochaetales bacterium genome contains these proteins:
- a CDS encoding UvrD-helicase domain-containing protein — protein MNNYNLPSPNLEPSKIEAITTTESPLLILAGPGSGKTLTIVERVLYLLVEKLVASSEILVATFTGMLIHGQSDFMISYIDPESHTLRHYFPDFLIKKKDGSYSIVEIKGDNRLDDPVVSAKKEYARSLAMLNNMTYDVVPGSEALRGYWA, from the coding sequence ATGAATAACTACAACTTACCAAGTCCAAACCTCGAACCTTCCAAAATCGAAGCCATCACGACAACGGAATCGCCACTCCTTATTCTCGCAGGTCCAGGTTCGGGCAAGACACTTACAATCGTTGAACGGGTTCTCTATCTGCTGGTCGAAAAACTGGTAGCTTCCTCTGAAATCCTTGTTGCCACCTTTACGGGCATGCTCATCCACGGCCAGTCCGATTTCATGATCAGCTATATCGACCCTGAAAGCCATACCCTCCGTCATTATTTCCCGGATTTTCTCATCAAGAAAAAGGACGGCAGTTATTCGATTGTGGAGATAAAAGGCGACAACCGCCTCGATGACCCGGTGGTGTCGGCAAAAAAGGAATATGCAAGGTCATTGGCGATGCTCAATAATATGACATATGACGTGGTTCCGGGTTCGGAAGCACTGAGGGGATATTGGGCTTAA
- a CDS encoding type II toxin-antitoxin system HicB family antitoxin — MKDYHINIFYSEEDEGYIADIPDLEFCSAFGNTPDEALHEVLIAKQAWIESAKESGRHIPLPGYKPVIYQVS; from the coding sequence ATGAAAGATTATCATATTAATATATTTTATAGTGAAGAAGATGAGGGGTATATTGCCGACATACCCGATCTTGAATTTTGTTCCGCTTTCGGAAATACACCGGATGAAGCGTTACATGAAGTACTCATTGCAAAACAAGCGTGGATTGAATCTGCAAAGGAAAGCGGCAGGCATATTCCTTTACCCGGATATAAACCGGTAATATATCAGGTTTCTTGA
- a CDS encoding ATP-dependent Clp protease proteolytic subunit, protein MIYNNMAEENEDKEQDIFFQKILKTRSIFLAGEVNKALAEKIVKQLILLEADGDEPIKMFIDSPGGDADAGFAIYDMIRFIRPQVYTIGMGLVASAAAIILLAGEKESRVGLPNSHYLIHQPLSGIRGVATEIEIHAKELDRIRNKINRLISEKTGQDLKKVEKDTDRDYWMNAEEAQSYGLLSRIITRQEELKTKA, encoded by the coding sequence ATGATTTACAATAACATGGCAGAAGAAAACGAGGATAAAGAGCAGGATATCTTTTTTCAGAAAATACTCAAAACCAGATCGATATTTCTGGCCGGTGAAGTCAACAAGGCGTTGGCGGAAAAGATTGTCAAACAGCTTATTCTACTCGAAGCCGACGGCGATGAACCGATCAAGATGTTTATCGATTCACCCGGGGGCGATGCGGATGCGGGATTCGCGATTTATGACATGATTCGATTTATCAGACCGCAGGTCTACACGATCGGTATGGGACTCGTGGCAAGTGCCGCCGCGATCATTCTCCTTGCCGGAGAAAAGGAATCGAGGGTCGGCCTTCCCAATTCCCACTACCTGATTCATCAGCCCCTGAGCGGGATCCGCGGTGTGGCGACGGAAATCGAGATCCACGCGAAGGAACTCGACCGGATCAGGAATAAGATCAACAGACTCATATCGGAAAAAACGGGACAGGATTTGAAAAAAGTCGAAAAAGACACCGACCGTGACTACTGGATGAACGCGGAAGAAGCCCAGAGTTACGGACTGCTTTCACGAATCATCACACGGCAGGAAGAATTAAAAACAAAAGCATAG
- a CDS encoding phosphoribosylaminoimidazolesuccinocarboxamide synthase — protein MTAVNELDCAALKKRGVLSAGDKSRYYRGKVRDILDYGEHLFIYTTDRISAFDRVLAAIPRKGEILNQLSLFWFRKTEDVIRNHIVKEVTPRSVIVKKCSIVPIEVVVRGYLTGSAWRDYKKGNPVSGITLPPGMKMNQRFREPIITPSTKAEKGLHDEPVSREEIIRRGIVGEDLWDKIEASALALFKRGTELASARGLILVDTKYEFGMNGEHLYVVDEIHTQDSSRYWYADGYEERFGKGEDQRELDKEFFRKWLMARGYMGDGTPPEIDKEIAMQIFHRYREAFSIITGAEFVPASLEPEAELDAIAQTLNEIRGD, from the coding sequence ATGACGGCAGTAAACGAACTCGATTGTGCGGCATTGAAAAAGAGGGGAGTGCTGTCTGCCGGCGATAAAAGCCGGTATTACCGCGGCAAGGTGAGGGATATCCTCGATTACGGGGAACATCTCTTTATCTATACCACGGACAGGATTTCCGCATTCGACAGGGTCCTTGCCGCAATCCCCCGTAAAGGGGAAATACTGAATCAGTTGTCCCTCTTCTGGTTCAGGAAGACTGAAGATGTCATTCGCAATCACATCGTGAAGGAAGTGACGCCGAGGTCCGTTATAGTAAAAAAATGTTCGATCGTCCCGATCGAGGTAGTCGTTCGCGGTTACCTTACCGGTTCGGCGTGGCGGGATTATAAAAAGGGGAACCCTGTTTCCGGAATCACCCTTCCTCCGGGGATGAAGATGAATCAACGCTTCCGGGAACCGATTATCACCCCGTCAACCAAGGCGGAAAAAGGGCTTCACGACGAACCCGTTTCACGCGAGGAAATAATCCGGCGTGGTATTGTCGGGGAGGATCTCTGGGACAAGATAGAAGCATCTGCTTTGGCCTTATTCAAACGGGGAACAGAACTCGCTTCGGCGCGCGGACTTATTCTCGTCGATACCAAATACGAATTCGGCATGAACGGCGAACATCTTTATGTCGTCGATGAAATCCATACGCAGGATTCGAGCAGGTACTGGTATGCGGACGGTTATGAGGAACGATTCGGGAAAGGGGAGGATCAGCGGGAACTCGACAAGGAGTTTTTCAGAAAGTGGCTGATGGCACGGGGGTACATGGGGGACGGAACACCGCCCGAAATCGATAAGGAGATCGCGATGCAGATATTTCACCGCTACCGTGAAGCCTTTTCCATTATCACGGGAGCCGAGTTTGTCCCGGCGTCCCTTGAACCGGAGGCCGAACTCGATGCGATCGCACAAACCCTCAATGAAATCAGAGGCGATTGA
- the mtnP gene encoding S-methyl-5'-thioadenosine phosphorylase yields the protein MTATIGVIGGSGIYEIEGASVVETIDIPTPFGMPSDYITIVNIRNTNVAFLPRHGKGHRLLPTEVPSKANIWALKSLGVSQILSISAVGSLGEGYKPGDFVVCDQLVDRTRGREWTFFGEGIVGHIGFAEPFCSGMREKVIGVFEKNRYPFHKTGTLITMEGPLFSTKGESLLYRQWKADLIGMTALPEAKLAREAEICYAVIAMVTDYDCWHEAEEAVTVDMVLATMKKNVTAIKTITGRLIEGLAPRVDCECRHAAQYAIMTEPSRIPFETRRKLALFYGKYWNGE from the coding sequence ATGACAGCAACCATCGGTGTGATCGGCGGAAGCGGTATCTATGAAATAGAGGGGGCGTCGGTCGTCGAAACAATCGATATCCCCACCCCGTTCGGAATGCCGTCGGACTATATCACGATCGTCAATATCCGCAATACGAACGTGGCGTTTCTTCCCCGCCACGGCAAAGGCCATCGCCTGCTTCCCACGGAAGTACCCTCGAAGGCGAATATCTGGGCCTTGAAATCCCTCGGCGTATCGCAGATCCTTTCGATCAGCGCCGTGGGCTCCCTCGGGGAAGGATACAAACCGGGCGACTTCGTCGTCTGCGACCAGCTGGTCGACCGGACGCGGGGAAGGGAGTGGACCTTTTTCGGGGAGGGGATCGTCGGCCATATCGGGTTCGCGGAACCCTTCTGCTCCGGCATGCGGGAAAAGGTGATCGGCGTTTTCGAAAAAAACCGGTACCCCTTCCATAAAACGGGAACACTCATCACCATGGAAGGTCCGCTTTTTTCGACAAAGGGAGAATCCCTCCTCTACCGGCAGTGGAAGGCGGACCTCATCGGCATGACCGCACTGCCCGAGGCAAAACTCGCCCGCGAGGCGGAGATCTGCTACGCGGTGATCGCCATGGTGACGGATTACGACTGCTGGCACGAGGCCGAGGAAGCGGTAACGGTCGATATGGTGCTCGCGACCATGAAAAAAAACGTAACGGCAATAAAGACGATCACGGGCAGACTCATCGAGGGCCTTGCCCCGCGGGTCGACTGTGAATGCAGGCACGCGGCTCAGTACGCGATCATGACCGAACCCTCGCGGATTCCCTTTGAAACCCGGCGAAAACTCGCCCTGTTTTACGGTAAATACTGGAACGGGGAGTGA